The DNA sequence CATCGGCGCGGTTTCGAAATTTAGAAATACAGCGCTTTCGGATTTAAAAGACGTATCGCTTTCAGAATTTAAAGACCCGACGTTCTCCCGATTTACGGATCGTCTACTTTCAGGATTGACCGATAAAGTGGTTTTGCTTTACCTCGAAGCCTACGAAAAAAAGGCCGATTTATGTACCTCGATTGATTGCGACAACCAGGGCGTCGAGCAGGTTGCCCGGCTCCGGGTTTTGCTGGTTTCGAAAGTTGATGCCGATTACATCGCCAGTCTCGATTCCATTTACTCGAAACACAACGTGGTTCAGTCGTTATTCGATTTGCCTGAAGTGGCCGTTCGACGCGTGGTTCTGAACAAAAGCAATACAGCCAATTACAACGAATTGAAACGCGCCTATTTCACCGCTTTAACCACCGACCCGCTGGTAGCCGATCTGTCGAACGGTATTTCGCAGATTGCCGGGAATTTCAATTCGCTTCTGAAACTGGATACCACTGACGAAGACCTGAAAACTGCCCTAACCAAGCTCAAGAGTCTGGTTGGGTTCAGCGCCTACAACATTCCGTTTAATGTGCAATACCGCTACGACTGTGTGAAAGATATTGTGGATACCTACAACGAACTGAAATGCCATTTAACCGAATTGAAGGAAGAATGCTGCCCGGATATCAATGCTTTCCCAAAACATTTAATGCTGGGCGATCTGAACGAAATCGGGAACGCGGTAAAACACCACCGGCACCGTTTTTACAAATCGCCAATCCTGAATGGCGGCACCAGCAAAATCCAGCAATGCCGAAACCTTTTCCTCCGGATTTTGGAACTGATCAATCGGTTCCAGACCTCGGTTGGCGACATCAAAATCACCCCTTCCAATAAACTGCCCGAACTGAGTTTCCGAAGCATTCCGTTTTATTATACGGTCAACGACGCCTTGCTTTCGTCTTGGAATTTTTTCAAGACCGAAAAGAACCGACAGAATACCAATCTGAGTTACCATACCGAAAATTTATCGCCGGCGCTACACATTCAGAATCCGCTGGTTTACAACACCGACCGATTCGATTTTTACCGGATTGAAGGTCATCAGGGAAAAGTTTATCAGGATGTGCTCGAAGAAATTGATGCGTTGAAAACCCAAAACGGACTGGCTTTCGATGTCAAGGCGCTGTCGGTCAATATCAATACCGAAAACCTGAACATCGATGATTACCAATGCGAATTCGAAGACCTGAATGTGCTGCTTCGCGCCTGGACCGCCGAACAGGATTGTGTTCTGGGCGAAGTCTCCAGTTTCTTCTCCGGGTTCAGTACCAGAGTTCCCGGTGCAAATGTCAAGGACATTGGTCTCAGCCGGGCTGTCCTCACCAATCTTGATGTGGCTACCAATCTGAACAGATTTTCAATAAATACCAACTTAGATGTCAAAGCTGCTGAAATAAATCCGATCGCTTCGGATGCAAAAATTTCACAGGCGACAACCTTTACCAAAAGCAATGTGATTGCCGACAACCTGACCATTCAGCCCGATGCTCTTGGTAATGTGATGAAAGTAGCGCTTGACCAAACGATAGGTGGTTCGGTAAACGACATTATCGCCAAAGCCAATTTTCTGGTTGCTGACATGGTGAATACCGATGCATGGAAAGCCGAACCTGAAATAAAAGCGTATGTCATCGACCAGTCGATTGAACTGATGGCCTATACCCAAATCCTTTCACAAAGAATGCCGTTTACTTTGGTTGATGTAAATTCCATCCGTATTTCGGCCTACAAACTGACGATGGATGACTTGTGCGCACGGGTAAAACGAATGAAAGCCAGCTACCAGACTACTAAACTTTCAACCGAACTGAAATCGTTTATGGGATTGCTGATTAACCAGCTTTCGAATGTTTGCTGTTCAGGAAAAAAACTACAGATTTTACTGGAAGAAATAGAAAAACGCAAAAAAGATATTCTAGTCAGGCTGCAACTTTCGAGTTTTATCGAAAAAAATCCCGGATTGGAACATTTGGCAGGCGTTCAGCCGGGCGGAACCTTTGTTTTGGTTTACCTGAACAAAGTGGTAACAACTGTTCCTCCGGTAATTGGGATTCGGGATGTTGCCGCTGCAAAAGATGTATTGACAGCCTCGACGGCAATCAACCGCGACGTGGCAGTAAATAATCTTTCAGTAGCAGACCGGACGATTAATCTTCTGGATATTAATACCAACCTGAGCAATTTAAACCTGTCAGACTTTATCCGCAGACAGCCTGAATTGCCCAACTACACTGTGGTGGCCGATTTCTCGCTGCCCTACATGTGCTGTTCCGACTGTTCGCCAGTTAATTTTATCGTGCAGAAACCGCCGGTTTCACTGCGGCTCGAAAAAGATGAATTCTGCCTGGGTAACGACTCCAGTCCGCTCCTGTTTGAAGTTTCGCCGGCCGATGGAGTAAT is a window from the Aquipluma nitroreducens genome containing:
- a CDS encoding PKD domain-containing protein, which translates into the protein MATKLSEITTQYHTFEDNQVLTKDQLNEFIDYFEDQDRMSRIFLSGVGIVCGFELSLDAGKPSVTISQGAGVTTDGDLIKLRKNIAGSGLKSIDLSSVEYTHYKAFEDSFANYKFFKKLVNVDGKIKEMPIEMLELLTADAEGAIPLASLSGLNIGAVSKFRNTALSDLKDVSLSEFKDPTFSRFTDRLLSGLTDKVVLLYLEAYEKKADLCTSIDCDNQGVEQVARLRVLLVSKVDADYIASLDSIYSKHNVVQSLFDLPEVAVRRVVLNKSNTANYNELKRAYFTALTTDPLVADLSNGISQIAGNFNSLLKLDTTDEDLKTALTKLKSLVGFSAYNIPFNVQYRYDCVKDIVDTYNELKCHLTELKEECCPDINAFPKHLMLGDLNEIGNAVKHHRHRFYKSPILNGGTSKIQQCRNLFLRILELINRFQTSVGDIKITPSNKLPELSFRSIPFYYTVNDALLSSWNFFKTEKNRQNTNLSYHTENLSPALHIQNPLVYNTDRFDFYRIEGHQGKVYQDVLEEIDALKTQNGLAFDVKALSVNINTENLNIDDYQCEFEDLNVLLRAWTAEQDCVLGEVSSFFSGFSTRVPGANVKDIGLSRAVLTNLDVATNLNRFSINTNLDVKAAEINPIASDAKISQATTFTKSNVIADNLTIQPDALGNVMKVALDQTIGGSVNDIIAKANFLVADMVNTDAWKAEPEIKAYVIDQSIELMAYTQILSQRMPFTLVDVNSIRISAYKLTMDDLCARVKRMKASYQTTKLSTELKSFMGLLINQLSNVCCSGKKLQILLEEIEKRKKDILVRLQLSSFIEKNPGLEHLAGVQPGGTFVLVYLNKVVTTVPPVIGIRDVAAAKDVLTASTAINRDVAVNNLSVADRTINLLDINTNLSNLNLSDFIRRQPELPNYTVVADFSLPYMCCSDCSPVNFIVQKPPVSLRLEKDEFCLGNDSSPLLFEVSPADGVIKANPVVAGVTIDGVKLSIDPELFPNDMIGKPIHFTVNEQITLTQLTVYRGVQFDFAVPESPTAETKITFIPSGNLDGCTFLWSFGDDSLSTERNPTHVYKLPVNKENKVTVSLTVTASNGICHITVEHDIAFKIEDTKINLDKLTYCSNDRNSYPFIITPSGITAKIEGPGVEQDASGAFVFIPAKAQVGEITFNLNGASSGLKVTVNPAPVASFEPKQVGNQLILTNTSTNAVSYIWSVNGAKFESADNSPLVIDLTPNSPTIWVLSLQANSETCGINVSKTIEFPTKVEAPVNTCTDDAKAQMIQDRNLLVKLQMPNSDIVNRIWLQTSALYGGTTEFTKGVLNDVDNYLSGKNNGNLESLFVNLLKTTAKLITGTDRVKLPTEFNTLVQLFALQLRLFYNILGCQDLKMIEEFNSIIQAILNLILELLQMLKQIDVTMPDSLKAFMKAYAVRVEKIALLIEHLAKIKDGNLI